In Paenibacillus stellifer, the DNA window TTGTTCTGATAAATCTCCTTCTGCGTCACGCCATAGCGCTTGGCGATGCTGGAAATCGTATCGCCTTCACGGACAGTATAGACAAGCGGCGATTCGACTCCCTGGGTGAGCACCTTGACGGCTTCCTTCACATCCAGCACTTTATTCGGATCGGCCTTAATGGGCACGATGGAAATCTTCTCGCGAATATCCGCCGACTGTACATCACCTCCGGAAGTGGCGGAAGCCGCTGAAGCGGCCGTCCGGGTCAGCTTCGACTTGGCGGCTGCAGCCTCCGTCTCTCCGGATATGTAATAGTCCTTCACGCCCTTCAGGACGGCGCTTGCCGTCTCTTGGTCCTTCACAACGCCAATCGTTTTGCCGTCGACCACCATCTGTACACCTACGGCATAAGCCTTCAGCATATCACCCAGCTTATCCAGCGTCGCTTCGCTATTCACTTCCGGCTTGTAGGCTCTCGCCGCTTCCGTCGTAATGCCGTCCGTCTGGAGCACCATCACTTCATCCGGGTACTTGTCCTGATATTCCTGCTGCTTCGTCTTGAAGAGGGTCTGCAAATCATCCTTGTTATAGAGCGTTCCGATATCCTTGCCATGCAGCAGAACCCGGTAATAGCTCTCCGTATTGGCTTCGACGTAATGCTGGCGGACTCCGGCGGTGGAGACGACCACCAGCGCAATACCGGCAACGGCACCCAGCCAGGCGAGGCGCACCCGGCGGCGGGAACGCTTCTCCGGCGGCGTATGCACCATGCCGGCCTCGTCCTCCGATTGTCCTGTCACCAGGCCGGAAGACGGCACATGCCCC includes these proteins:
- a CDS encoding M23 family metallopeptidase, with amino-acid sequence MIGKNDFQDWKGHVPSSGLVTGQSEDEAGMVHTPPEKRSRRRVRLAWLGAVAGIALVVVSTAGVRQHYVEANTESYYRVLLHGKDIGTLYNKDDLQTLFKTKQQEYQDKYPDEVMVLQTDGITTEAARAYKPEVNSEATLDKLGDMLKAYAVGVQMVVDGKTIGVVKDQETASAVLKGVKDYYISGETEAAAAKSKLTRTAASAASATSGGDVQSADIREKISIVPIKADPNKVLDVKEAVKVLTQGVESPLVYTVREGDTISSIAKRYGVTQKEIYQNNPDVKELTLQIDDELKLTVPQPPVTVVTTETAKETIVTEPEVEVRTSSLLPKGKVKVVRPGQTGLKEMQYRLTKENGEVVKEEWLGQTVLKASLPTVVYRGTKVVGVGSGGFAWPVSGAVISSSFGERWGRAHKGVDLVSGNRTIKAADAGTVTFAGVQNGYGNVVVISHGNGYETYYGHLSKILVSTGQKLSQGESIGIMGSTGRSTGTHLHFEIRKSGTALNPLKFLN